The genomic region TATAAAAATACCGCGTAATACTGTTCTATATAATTAATTCGCGATGCGAATATACCAAAAATCGATTTATTGCATCGAGATGAATCTTATATTAATAACGATCAGAGCGAGGTTAATTTGAATAATCCACGATACGATTTAGTAAGCCGTGTACTGCACTGGGTGATGGCTTCTGTAATCATCTACGCAACAATCGCAGGGTATGTGATGCATTATGTCACCAGTCATCCAGAACTGTTTTCTTTTCTGTCAGTGCTCAACATGTCATTGGCGACCATTGCAACACCACTACTCGTGATTCGTTATATCTGGAGTCACTTTCGATCTTCACCAACTATGCCCACCTCGATACCAGAGGGGCAGAAATGCATTGCTAAGCTCGCACATTCCTTGATGTATCTTGTGATGTTTATGGTTTTCAGTACCGGTTACCTGATGCTAAAAGAGCCTTACTCTTTATTTTGGTTGGTGAACGTAAATAATCTAATTACCGACCCTGCGATCAACGACTTCTTTTTCTATTTACATCGTGCCAGTTGTATTGCCCTTACCTGTTTAATTATTCTGCATATTAGTGCTGCACTTAAACACCACTTTGTCTCTAGGAACTATGTATTGAAGATGATGCTCTAGATTCAAAGAACTCAGGACGGATTGCACAAACAAAAAAGCCATAGCATGTTCGCTATGGCTTTCTTATTTCAATTCGCTTACTTGGTTTGAGTATCAAGCATCACTTGCCAATATTCACACTTAGCCAAGAATTCTTTTAAATAAAGTTCTGGGTTAGCAAGCTTCTCGCCGCCCTTAACATCAGCCCCTGTCACACGCCAAAAGCCACGAGTTACCAAGTTTCGATGATAAATAAAATCATTGAGTTCATTTGTCTTCAAAGGAAGCTGCTCACCAAACGTTTGTTCGTATAAGCCCAACGTAGAGGCTTGATCATTTGGCTTCTCCCTTAAAAAGGTATCCAGCTCTAAGCCTAATGACTGTTGCTGCTCTTTTGATAGGGTTTTAGCTAATTTAGAGATCACACTGAACAGAGCTAATTCTACTTTTTGAGACGCTAGTAACGACGCTCCCAAGAGTGCATGTTCATTGGAGATATGTTGTTCTGTTGCTGAAGCGGTAGCTGTTGTCACTTTATTAACCTCAAATAATCATAACGGGTGTTACTGAACTGGATAGAGTCTTTTTATTAAGCTAAATCTTATTCTTGTACTTAAGAAGAGTCTTTTAGCTAAGCAGAGTCTTTTAGCAGAACGCGGTCAGCATCAATAATAGTGAAGCCCGATGCATCTTCATTCTTTTCGATTTGTACTAAACCTTTAAAACCAATCTGTGACAACTTCTGCGCAAGTTGATCTGGTGCTGTTTCAAAAACAACATTCATAAAAGGCAAAGACTCAGCATCAACAAAACCATGCTCGTTAAACAGTTCCATTGCTTGAGATAAATGGTCTGAGTCGGTTAATTCGATAATTTCTACAACTT from Vibrio gigantis harbors:
- a CDS encoding cytochrome b, which translates into the protein MASVIIYATIAGYVMHYVTSHPELFSFLSVLNMSLATIATPLLVIRYIWSHFRSSPTMPTSIPEGQKCIAKLAHSLMYLVMFMVFSTGYLMLKEPYSLFWLVNVNNLITDPAINDFFFYLHRASCIALTCLIILHISAALKHHFVSRNYVLKMML